AACGCCATCGAGTCGTAGCCCCAGTAGTTGTTACGGGTCGGCTTTTCACCGGTCATCATGTCCATGATCGGAAATTCATGGACCGGCATCAGTTCGACCGCGGTCACGCCAAGCGATTTCAGATACGGAATCTTCTCGACCACGCCGGCGTAGGTGCCTGGATTTTTGACTCCAGACGTATCGCTGGCCGTAAAGCCTTTGACGTGCATCTCGTAGATAATCGATTCCGACAAATCACGGCGGAGATGGCGATCTCCTTCCCAGTTAAACTGGTCATCGACCACGACGCATTTAGGCGGTCGCACAATGCCGTCGAGAGCCGGCTGAAACGTTCCGGCCAAAGCTTTGGCGTACGGATCGATCAAGCGCGCTCGACCGTCAAACAGCATTCCGCGGCTTGGATCGTACGGACCTTCGGCTTGGAAGTGATACAGTTGGCCGGCGCTGACGCCTGGAACAAAGATGCTCCAGATGTCGCCCCAACGGTCGGTGTCTCGATCGAAATCGATAATTTCCGACGGCTCGGTATCGTCCACCGATTTGTACATCAGCAGTCGCATCGCCGTCGCGTTGCGACTGAAGACGACAAACTGAACGCCTCGCTCGTGCAGCACGGCGCCGTACGGAAGGATATGAGTAAACTGTAACTCTGGGTGGGGATAAACCATAAGCATAGGTGACGACATTGCTCCTTCGTCAGACGGGCTTCCTCGCATCAGCGATTAAAAGCTAACACCCGACTTGAAGTCGTGTCGTGGAAATCACCCCTCGCTATTTTGTTTTTTGGGATCTAGTCGCTTGTTGCATCATCTGGCGAAACAATAGCTTAGGGTCAACGGTGAAGCACTACGAAAACCTTGCCGCCTATGACAATCAATGACGTCGCCCTAGGAGCAAGCGATTCGCACATCCCGCGCAATCCCTTCCACACGGATCATAGCAACGATTGCGCCATCGGGAACAATCCACGAGGCTAGATGCGGTATTTCGTGGGAATTAGCTCAAAAAACGTGGTCTAGTCAGATTCCTCATTAACTTGCTCGGCTCGTTGACAATCTGGACCAGCAGCGGGAAAATAGCCTCTTTCTTCCGCAGCTTGCACGAATAAAGTCAATGGCCAAAGCAACTTACAAAGACGCCGGCGTCGATCTTGATATCTACGCCGAGTCGATGTCGCGACTTCCGCGGCTCGTCCGCCGAACCCACAGCCCGCGAGTGATGAAGCTCGACGGTGGATTCGCGGGGCTGTTTAAGCTCGACTTTGATAATTCTTTATTTGCCCGCAAGTACGAGAATCCCGTCCTTATTTCGTGCACCGACGGCGTCGGTACGAAATTGAAAATCGCGGAAAAAACAGGAATTCACAAGACGGTTGGCGTCGATCTAGTCGCGATGTGCGTCAATGACGCGATCTGCTGCGGCGCCGAACCCCTCTTTTTTCTCGACTACATCGCGATGGGGAAAGATGACCCCGATCTGCTCGAAGATCTGGTCGAAGGAATTACCGACGGCTGCCTTCAGGGGGACTGCGCCTTGGTCGGCGGCGAAACCGCGATCATGCCCGACATCTATCAGGTGGGGGATTATGATATGGCCGGCTTTTGCGTCGGCGTCGCCGAACGTGCGCATTTAATCGACGGTTCGGCGATCGCCCCCGGCGACAAAGTGATCGGGCTCAGCTCAAGCGGAATCCACTCCAATGGGTTCAGCCTGGTCCGCAAAGTGGTCTTTGAACTGGCCCAACTCACCGTCGATCAGCACATCGACGAATTGGGCGAAACAGTCGGGCAAGCGCTGCTGCGACCAACCAAAATTTACGTCGCTCCGGTTCGCAAAGTGCTGAACCACTACAAAGTGAAAAACGTCGTCCACGGCGTCGCACATATCACCGGCGGCGGCTTGGCCGAGAATATCGAACGCATCCTTCCCAAGAACGTCGACGTGCAAATCGACGGGCAATCTTGGAACCGCCCTGCGGTCTTCCCCTGGCTGCAAAAGCTGGGCGAAATCGAAGAGGCCGAAATGGCACGCGTCTTCAACATGGGAATCGGCCTGACCCTGATCGTCAGTTCGTACTACGCCAACAGCGTGAAGAGCATTGTCGCCGACTGCGGCTTGGAAGCGTTCGACATCGGCGAAGTGATCGACGGCAGCGGAAAAGTGACAATTCAGTAGCCGCGAATCGAGCGGCCGAAAAAATGGCGAGCCGAAAAAGGGGGTCAGGTCCCAATTTTGCTGCAAAATTGGGACCTGACCCCCTTTTTCGGCGGACTCCTTCTCCTTTTTCGGCTCGCCATTTTTTCAACGCGCTTGCGGCTCTACGGCCAACATCGCTGCAGGCAACTGACTCAGCGGTACGTTCGCAGGAAGCGGAAACATCGCGAACTTCGCCGCTTTCCCCACGCTCAGCGAGCCGTAGGTGGATTCGATTCCCAGCGCAATCGCCGGCGTTAACGTCACCATCCGCAGTAAGTCGCTGGCGGGAATTTCTGGAAAAATCTGTGCCGCAAGGCGCACATCGCGCCAGAGCGCCAGATCGGGATTGGAAGCCCGTGAATCGGTCCCAATCGCCAGAGCTGCCCCTGTTGGGTGGAGCTTCGACAACGGGTGACGCGCATGCCCAAAGTATTGATGCGTGCGTGGGCAATAGACCAAGGTCAGCGACTCCGGACGCTCGGCGATATATCGCAGTTCTTCGTCATCCAGATAGTTGCCGTGGATTACGAGCGCATGATGCGCTGGCGACAAGCGACGGAGATAGTCGAGCGGCCGCGTTCCCGCCGAAAACGCGTCGTCGCGCCAGACGCCAAAATTCTCTAGCATTTCACGAAACGGCCCGGTCTGGCGATCGAGAAGTTCTAGCTCTTCCCGAGATTCGGCCAGATGCATCGCCAGCGGTATTTTCGACTCGGCCGACAATTGCGCCGCCGCCGAGACCACATCACGATGAACGGAATAAGGAGCGTGCGGACTGAGTCCCGCTCGTTTGTCATTGGCCGCAGCGCTCTGCAAATGAAACTTCGCCGCCGCTATCAACTCTTCACAGCGCTCCGGCGCCAGGCCGATCAGTTCTAAGAGCGAAACGACGCCGGCTTCGGCCGCATACATGGCAAGCGAATAGGGAATCGTCGTAATCTCGCCGAGCGCCGCGATCCCCTGCTCTTGCGATTCTTCGATACCAGCAGAAATCGCCGCAGTTTTTTGCGATTCCAACAACTCGCCAGCCGCACGCCGCTGGCTAACTACTTGTTGAATCCAGACGGGAAACGACATGCCTGGTTCGCCAAGCGGCTGCGCAATGTTGCTGAATTCCAGATGCGTATGCGCGTTCACAAGCCCCGGCGCCAGCGCTACATCGCCGCAATCGATCGGCGGCTGTCCCGAGAGATTTTCGCCAACCGCGACAATCTTCCCGGCTGCGACCGTCAGAAGTCCCCCTTCGATCGGCGGTTGATCGACGGGAACGAGCCATTTCGCTCGATAGCAAACAGACGCGTCGCTCATGACGTCGGATCCTCAATCACGCGTATTGAAGTTTTGTTATTGGAAACCGCTAGCGCCGATTCCTCTTCGTAGCCCGCTGCGCTTTTTGCAGTTGCGCTATTTCGAATCCATCGAACACTAGCCCGCCAGCGCCAGCGAGGGAAAGCGGCTCGCCACTTCAATCCGTGTTAGGATCGCCA
The nucleotide sequence above comes from Blastopirellula sp. J2-11. Encoded proteins:
- the purM gene encoding phosphoribosylformylglycinamidine cyclo-ligase yields the protein MAKATYKDAGVDLDIYAESMSRLPRLVRRTHSPRVMKLDGGFAGLFKLDFDNSLFARKYENPVLISCTDGVGTKLKIAEKTGIHKTVGVDLVAMCVNDAICCGAEPLFFLDYIAMGKDDPDLLEDLVEGITDGCLQGDCALVGGETAIMPDIYQVGDYDMAGFCVGVAERAHLIDGSAIAPGDKVIGLSSSGIHSNGFSLVRKVVFELAQLTVDQHIDELGETVGQALLRPTKIYVAPVRKVLNHYKVKNVVHGVAHITGGGLAENIERILPKNVDVQIDGQSWNRPAVFPWLQKLGEIEEAEMARVFNMGIGLTLIVSSYYANSVKSIVADCGLEAFDIGEVIDGSGKVTIQ
- a CDS encoding amidohydrolase family protein, with the translated sequence MSDASVCYRAKWLVPVDQPPIEGGLLTVAAGKIVAVGENLSGQPPIDCGDVALAPGLVNAHTHLEFSNIAQPLGEPGMSFPVWIQQVVSQRRAAGELLESQKTAAISAGIEESQEQGIAALGEITTIPYSLAMYAAEAGVVSLLELIGLAPERCEELIAAAKFHLQSAAANDKRAGLSPHAPYSVHRDVVSAAAQLSAESKIPLAMHLAESREELELLDRQTGPFREMLENFGVWRDDAFSAGTRPLDYLRRLSPAHHALVIHGNYLDDEELRYIAERPESLTLVYCPRTHQYFGHARHPLSKLHPTGAALAIGTDSRASNPDLALWRDVRLAAQIFPEIPASDLLRMVTLTPAIALGIESTYGSLSVGKAAKFAMFPLPANVPLSQLPAAMLAVEPQAR